One part of the Arabidopsis thaliana chromosome 1 sequence genome encodes these proteins:
- a CDS encoding Per1-like family protein (Per1-like family protein; FUNCTIONS IN: molecular_function unknown; INVOLVED IN: biological_process unknown; LOCATED IN: endomembrane system; EXPRESSED IN: 22 plant structures; EXPRESSED DURING: 13 growth stages; CONTAINS InterPro DOMAIN/s: Per1-like (InterPro:IPR007217); BEST Arabidopsis thaliana protein match is: Per1-like family protein (TAIR:AT5G62130.1); Has 343 Blast hits to 337 proteins in 140 species: Archae - 0; Bacteria - 0; Metazoa - 103; Fungi - 158; Plants - 79; Viruses - 0; Other Eukaryotes - 3 (source: NCBI BLink).): MAVHYWTALFLLLPCLFCISNASAGDADPDYRTCVSECEISGCVGQLCFPQCNSSSDGGPWYIQEPLYLQWKKWGCQGDCRYQCMVNRETERETLGQAPVKYHGKWPFKRVLGIQEPASVAFSVLNLAMHFHGWLSFFIMIYYKLPLKQDRTAYYEYVGLWHIYGLLSMNSWFWSAVFHSRDVDLTERLDYSSAVAILGFSLILAILRTFDIRVEAARVMVSAPILAFVTTHILYINFYKLDYGWNMIVCVAMGVSQLFLWARWAAVSSHPSNWKLWVVVIAGGLAMLLEIYDFPPYEGYFDAHSIWHAATIPLTILWWSFIRDDAEFRTSSLLKKTKTKAK, translated from the exons ATGGCAGTCCACTACTGGACAGCCCTGTTTCTATTGTTGCCATGCCTTTTCTGTATTTCAAATGCTAGTGCTGGCGATGCTGATCCAGATTACAG GACATGTGTTTCAGAATGTGAGATAAGCGGTTGTGTTGGACAACTTTGCTTTCCTCAGTGCAATTCTTCATCCGATGGTGGTCCATGGTACATCCAAGAACCTTTGTATTTACAATGGAAAAAATGGGGTTGTCAAGGTGATTGCCGTTATCAATGTATGGTTAATAGAGAGACTGAACGGGAAACTCTCGGTCAAGCCCCAGTCAAGTACCATGGTAAATGGCCCTTCAAGCGTGTACTTGGGATTcag GAGCCTGCTTCTGTTGCTTTCTCTGTACTCAACCTAGCAATGCATTTCCATGGTTGGCTTTCCTTTTTCATCATGATCTACTATAAGTTGCCTCTGAAACAAGATAGGACAGCGTACTATGAATACGTTGGTTTGTGGCATATCTACGGTCTCCTGTCCATGAACTCTTGGTTCTGGAGTGCTGTTTTCCACAGCCG GGATGTTGACCTTACAGAGAGGTTGGACTACTCATCCGCAGTAGCGATTCTCGGATTCTCACTCATCTTAGCCATTTTACGAACATTTGATATTCGGGTTGAGGCTGCAAGGGTCATGGTATCCGCTCCAATACTAGCTTTTGTAACCACCCACATACTCTACATAAACTTCTACAAACTCGACTATG GCTGGAACATGATTGTGTGTGTGGCAATGGGAGTCTCACAGCTTTTCCTATGGGCAAGATGGGCCGCTGTCTCAAGCCACCCTTCTAATTGGAAACTTTGGGTGGTTGTGATAGCTGGAGGATTAGCCATGCTTCTAGAGATATATGATTTTCCTCCATATGAAGGCTACTTCGATGCTCACTCGATCTGGCACGCTGCCACAATTCCCTTAACCATTCTCTGGTGGAGCTTCATTAGAGACGATGCTGAGTTCAGAACTTCCAGCCTCCTCAAGAAAACTAAGACGAAGGCAAAGTGA
- a CDS encoding Per1-like family protein (Per1-like family protein; CONTAINS InterPro DOMAIN/s: Per1-like (InterPro:IPR007217); BEST Arabidopsis thaliana protein match is: Per1-like family protein (TAIR:AT5G62130.2); Has 35333 Blast hits to 34131 proteins in 2444 species: Archae - 798; Bacteria - 22429; Metazoa - 974; Fungi - 991; Plants - 531; Viruses - 0; Other Eukaryotes - 9610 (source: NCBI BLink).): MVVHGTSKNLCIYNGKNGVVKVIAVINVWLIERLNGKLSVKPQSSTMVNGPSSVYLGFRLEPASVAFSVLNLAMHFHGWLSFFIMIYYKLPLKQDRTAYYEYVGLWHIYGLLSMNSWFWSAVFHSRDVDLTERLDYSSAVAILGFSLILAILRTFDIRVEAARVMVSAPILAFVTTHILYINFYKLDYGWNMIVCVAMGVSQLFLWARWAAVSSHPSNWKLWVVVIAGGLAMLLEIYDFPPYEGYFDAHSIWHAATIPLTILWWSFIRDDAEFRTSSLLKKTKTKAK, from the exons ATGGTGGTCCATGGTACATCCAAGAACCTTTGTATTTACAATGGAAAAAATGGGGTTGTCAAGGTGATTGCCGTTATCAATGTATGGTTAATAGAGAGACTGAACGGGAAACTCTCGGTCAAGCCCCAGTCAAGTACCATGGTAAATGGCCCTTCAAGCGTGTACTTGGGATTcaggtta GAGCCTGCTTCTGTTGCTTTCTCTGTACTCAACCTAGCAATGCATTTCCATGGTTGGCTTTCCTTTTTCATCATGATCTACTATAAGTTGCCTCTGAAACAAGATAGGACAGCGTACTATGAATACGTTGGTTTGTGGCATATCTACGGTCTCCTGTCCATGAACTCTTGGTTCTGGAGTGCTGTTTTCCACAGCCG GGATGTTGACCTTACAGAGAGGTTGGACTACTCATCCGCAGTAGCGATTCTCGGATTCTCACTCATCTTAGCCATTTTACGAACATTTGATATTCGGGTTGAGGCTGCAAGGGTCATGGTATCCGCTCCAATACTAGCTTTTGTAACCACCCACATACTCTACATAAACTTCTACAAACTCGACTATG GCTGGAACATGATTGTGTGTGTGGCAATGGGAGTCTCACAGCTTTTCCTATGGGCAAGATGGGCCGCTGTCTCAAGCCACCCTTCTAATTGGAAACTTTGGGTGGTTGTGATAGCTGGAGGATTAGCCATGCTTCTAGAGATATATGATTTTCCTCCATATGAAGGCTACTTCGATGCTCACTCGATCTGGCACGCTGCCACAATTCCCTTAACCATTCTCTGGTGGAGCTTCATTAGAGACGATGCTGAGTTCAGAACTTCCAGCCTCCTCAAGAAAACTAAGACGAAGGCAAAGTGA
- a CDS encoding UDP-Glycosyltransferase superfamily protein (UDP-Glycosyltransferase superfamily protein; FUNCTIONS IN: transferase activity, transferring glycosyl groups; INVOLVED IN: biosynthetic process; LOCATED IN: mitochondrion; EXPRESSED IN: 22 plant structures; EXPRESSED DURING: 14 growth stages; CONTAINS InterPro DOMAIN/s: Glycosyl transferase, group 1 (InterPro:IPR001296); Has 30201 Blast hits to 17322 proteins in 780 species: Archae - 12; Bacteria - 1396; Metazoa - 17338; Fungi - 3422; Plants - 5037; Viruses - 0; Other Eukaryotes - 2996 (source: NCBI BLink).) — protein sequence MGKRGRACVVVLGDLGRSPRMQYHALSLARQASFQVDIVAYGGSIPHEAVLNHPSIHIHTMAQPRFIQYFPKILYPVTLLLKAFIQFTMLLWFLFVKVPAPDIFLVQNPPSVPTLIAVKWASSWRRAAFVVDWHNFGYTLLALSLGRNNLLVSLYRWSENHYGKMATGSLCVTKAMQHELDQNWGVRAKVLYDQPPEFFRPALLEERHELFCRVRKDLCHPIGVYDFISRELENQELNETLFTTKFNADISLKQNRPALVVSSTSWTPDENFGILLEAAVMYDRRVAARSKGSETAEISEEQHHYPNLLFIITGKGPEKEMYEEKIKRLNLRHVAFRTMWLAAEDYPLLLGSADLGVCLHTSSSGLDLPMKVVDMFGCGLPVCSVSYSCIQELVKDGKNGLLFSSSSELADQLLVSNSSFFLKDYFTKSTAEDSSNVLVFCLCEQILFKGFPGNCDALMSLKAGAMETGSSGRWATEWEDCAKPLITQVVSQIADS from the exons ATGGGGAAAAGAGGAAGGGCTTGTGTAGTGGTACTTGGAGATCTTGGTCGAAGTCCTCGGATGCAATATCACGCTCTTTCTCTTGCTCGTCAG GCATCATTTCAAGTGGACATTGTTGCATATGGAG GTTCTATACCCCATGAAGCTGTTCTAAATCACCCATCAATCCACATCCATACCATG GCGCAGCCTCGATTCATTCAGTACTTTCCAAAGATACTTTATCCTGTAACTCTCTTGCTCAAGGCATTTATTCAGTTTACAATGCTTCTCTGGTTTCTTTTCGTTAAAGTACCAGCGCCTGACATTTTCTTGGTCCAG AATCCTCCTTCCGTCCCAACTCTAATTGCTGTTAAGTGGGCGAGTTCATGGAGACGTGCAGCGTTTGTTGTAGATTGGCATAATTTTGGATATACGTTGTTGGCATTGTCTTTAGGAAGAAACAATTTGCTTGTATCCTTATACCGCTG GTCTGAGAATCATTATGGAAAGATGGCAACAGGTTCGCTATGTGTCACAAAAGCAATGCAACATGAACTGGATCAGAATTGGGGTGTGAG AGCCAAAGTGTTATATGATCAGCCTCCTGAGTTTTTCCGTCCCGCTTTGCTTGAAGAAAGGCATGAG TTGTTTTGCCGAGTGAGGAAGGATCTTTGCCATCCAATTGGTGTCTATGATTTCATTAGTAGAG AGTTGGAAAACCAAGAGCTTAATGAAACCCTTTTTACTACCAAATTTAATGCTGACATCTCGCTGAAGCAAAACAGACCAGCTCTTGTTGTGAGTAGTACAAGCTG GACCCCTGATGAAAATTTTGGTATCCTACTGGAAGCTGCAGTGATGTATGATCGGCGTGTGGCTGCAAGATCAAAAGGAAGTGAAACAGCTGAAATTTCAGAAGAGCAACACCATTATCCCAATTTGTTGTTCATCATTACAG GTAAAGGACCTGAAAAGGAGATGTACGAGGAGAAAATCAAACGATTAAACCTTAGACATGTGGCATTCCGTACAATGTGGCTCGCAGCTGAAGATTACCCATTGCTTTTAGGTTCTGCAGATCTCGGTGTCTGCTTACACACTTCCTCGTCGGGTTTAGACCTTCCCATGAAG GTTGTTGATATGTTTGGATGTGGCCTCCCAGTTTGCTCGGTTTCCTACTCATG CATTCAAGAACTCGTTAAAGATGGGAAGAACGgacttttgttttcatcttcatcagaatTAGCAGATCAATTATTGGTAAGTAACTcgtctttctttttaaaagaCTATTTCACCAAGTCTACAGCAGAAGACAGCAGTAATGTTcttgtgttttgtctttgtgaACAGATTCTCTTCAAGGGTTTTCCAGGGAACTGTGATGCACTAATGTCGCTTAAAGCGGGTGCAATGGAGACTGGTTCTTCGGGTCGATGGGCTACAGAGTGGGAAGATTGTGCAAAACCTTTAATCACTCAG GTCGTGTCTCAAATTGCAGATTCATGA
- a CDS encoding UDP-Glycosyltransferase superfamily protein (UDP-Glycosyltransferase superfamily protein; FUNCTIONS IN: transferase activity, transferring glycosyl groups; INVOLVED IN: biosynthetic process; LOCATED IN: mitochondrion; EXPRESSED IN: 22 plant structures; EXPRESSED DURING: 14 growth stages; CONTAINS InterPro DOMAIN/s: Glycosyl transferase, group 1 (InterPro:IPR001296); Has 834 Blast hits to 816 proteins in 377 species: Archae - 30; Bacteria - 354; Metazoa - 141; Fungi - 141; Plants - 50; Viruses - 0; Other Eukaryotes - 118 (source: NCBI BLink).) — MGKRGRACVVVLGDLGRSPRMQYHALSLARQASFQVDIVAYGGSIPHEAVLNHPSIHIHTMAQPRFIQYFPKILYPVTLLLKAFIQFTMLLWFLFVKVPAPDIFLVQNPPSVPTLIAVKWASSWRRAAFVVDWHNFGYTLLALSLGRNNLLVSLYRWSENHYGKMATGSLCVTKAMQHELDQNWGVRAKVLYDQPPEFFRPALLEERHELFCRVRKDLCHPIGVYDFISRELENQELNETLFTTKFNADISLKQNRPALVVSSTSWTPDENFGILLEAAVMYDRRVAARSKGSETAEISEEQHHYPNLLFIITGKGPEKEMYEEKIKRLNLRHVAFRTMWLAAEDYPLLLGSADLGVCLHTSSSGLDLPMKVVDMFGCGLPVCSVSYSCIQELVKDGKNGLLFSSSSELADQLLILFKGFPGNCDALMSLKAGAMETGSSGRWATEWEDCAKPLITQVVSQIADS, encoded by the exons ATGGGGAAAAGAGGAAGGGCTTGTGTAGTGGTACTTGGAGATCTTGGTCGAAGTCCTCGGATGCAATATCACGCTCTTTCTCTTGCTCGTCAG GCATCATTTCAAGTGGACATTGTTGCATATGGAG GTTCTATACCCCATGAAGCTGTTCTAAATCACCCATCAATCCACATCCATACCATG GCGCAGCCTCGATTCATTCAGTACTTTCCAAAGATACTTTATCCTGTAACTCTCTTGCTCAAGGCATTTATTCAGTTTACAATGCTTCTCTGGTTTCTTTTCGTTAAAGTACCAGCGCCTGACATTTTCTTGGTCCAG AATCCTCCTTCCGTCCCAACTCTAATTGCTGTTAAGTGGGCGAGTTCATGGAGACGTGCAGCGTTTGTTGTAGATTGGCATAATTTTGGATATACGTTGTTGGCATTGTCTTTAGGAAGAAACAATTTGCTTGTATCCTTATACCGCTG GTCTGAGAATCATTATGGAAAGATGGCAACAGGTTCGCTATGTGTCACAAAAGCAATGCAACATGAACTGGATCAGAATTGGGGTGTGAG AGCCAAAGTGTTATATGATCAGCCTCCTGAGTTTTTCCGTCCCGCTTTGCTTGAAGAAAGGCATGAG TTGTTTTGCCGAGTGAGGAAGGATCTTTGCCATCCAATTGGTGTCTATGATTTCATTAGTAGAG AGTTGGAAAACCAAGAGCTTAATGAAACCCTTTTTACTACCAAATTTAATGCTGACATCTCGCTGAAGCAAAACAGACCAGCTCTTGTTGTGAGTAGTACAAGCTG GACCCCTGATGAAAATTTTGGTATCCTACTGGAAGCTGCAGTGATGTATGATCGGCGTGTGGCTGCAAGATCAAAAGGAAGTGAAACAGCTGAAATTTCAGAAGAGCAACACCATTATCCCAATTTGTTGTTCATCATTACAG GTAAAGGACCTGAAAAGGAGATGTACGAGGAGAAAATCAAACGATTAAACCTTAGACATGTGGCATTCCGTACAATGTGGCTCGCAGCTGAAGATTACCCATTGCTTTTAGGTTCTGCAGATCTCGGTGTCTGCTTACACACTTCCTCGTCGGGTTTAGACCTTCCCATGAAG GTTGTTGATATGTTTGGATGTGGCCTCCCAGTTTGCTCGGTTTCCTACTCATG CATTCAAGAACTCGTTAAAGATGGGAAGAACGgacttttgttttcatcttcatcagaatTAGCAGATCAATTATTG ATTCTCTTCAAGGGTTTTCCAGGGAACTGTGATGCACTAATGTCGCTTAAAGCGGGTGCAATGGAGACTGGTTCTTCGGGTCGATGGGCTACAGAGTGGGAAGATTGTGCAAAACCTTTAATCACTCAG GTCGTGTCTCAAATTGCAGATTCATGA
- the REV7 gene encoding DNA-binding HORMA family protein (REV7; CONTAINS InterPro DOMAIN/s: DNA-binding HORMA (InterPro:IPR003511); Has 307 Blast hits to 307 proteins in 122 species: Archae - 0; Bacteria - 0; Metazoa - 157; Fungi - 86; Plants - 49; Viruses - 0; Other Eukaryotes - 15 (source: NCBI BLink).) yields MSRKDDNQSGEVGRTLVDFMEVAITMIVYLKGFYPSAAFERRRYMNVVVQRARHPELRDYIHSAASGLLPFIEKGLVERVAVVFFSEDNVPVERFIFKITIKPSCAALVEEGQLEFALRSFLIKLSVSKSLVKPLPLNCRWEVTAYLRSLPQVGSSKEAELWIPTDTKQWQNPPVLTPVKSLNSEPLCLQLYLEHPSLSEPLNLVNPEDVAPHDP; encoded by the exons ATGAGTCGGAAGGATGATAATCAGTCAG GAGAAGTTGGTCGTACTCTGGTGGACTTTATGGAAGTAGCCATCACAATGATTGTATACCTCAAAGGTTTTTACCCATCTG CGGCATTTGAAAGGAGGAGATATATGAATGTGGTGGTGCAAAGAGCAAGGCATCCTGAGCTACGCGACTATATTCACTCTGCTGCTTCTGGACTTCTTCCTTTTATTGAAAag GGTCTTGTTGAGAGAGTAGCAGTCGTGTTTTTCAGCGAGGATAATGTTCCTGTAGAGAGGTTCATCTTCAAGATCACGATTAAACCGTCTTGCGCTGCTTTAGTAGAAGAGGGTCAACTGGAGTTTGCGCTTAGGTCCTTCTTAATCAAGCTTTCCGTCTCAAAATCCCTAGTCAAACCTCTTCCCCTAA ATTGTAGATGGGAGGTAACGGCTTATCTGAGGTCACTTCCTCAAGTGGGTTCAAGCAAAGAAGCAGAGCTGTGGATTCCAACAGACACAAAGCAGTGGCAGAACCCACCAGTTTTAACGCCAGTCAAGTCTTTGAACAGCGAACCACTCTGCTTGCAGCTTTACTTGGAACACCCAAGTTTGTCTGAACCACTCAACCTTGTCAACCCCGAGGATGTCGCACCCCATGACCCATAA
- the REV7 gene encoding DNA-binding HORMA family protein, protein MEVAITMIVYLKGFYPSAAFERRRYMNVVVQRARHPELRDYIHSAASGLLPFIEKGLVERVAVVFFSEDNVPVERFIFKITIKPSCAALVEEGQLEFALRSFLIKLSVSKSLVKPLPLNCRWEVTAYLRSLPQVGSSKEAELWIPTDTKQWQNPPVLTPVKSLNSEPLCLQLYLEHPSLSEPLNLVNPEDVAPHDP, encoded by the exons ATGGAAGTAGCCATCACAATGATTGTATACCTCAAAGGTTTTTACCCATCTG CGGCATTTGAAAGGAGGAGATATATGAATGTGGTGGTGCAAAGAGCAAGGCATCCTGAGCTACGCGACTATATTCACTCTGCTGCTTCTGGACTTCTTCCTTTTATTGAAAag GGTCTTGTTGAGAGAGTAGCAGTCGTGTTTTTCAGCGAGGATAATGTTCCTGTAGAGAGGTTCATCTTCAAGATCACGATTAAACCGTCTTGCGCTGCTTTAGTAGAAGAGGGTCAACTGGAGTTTGCGCTTAGGTCCTTCTTAATCAAGCTTTCCGTCTCAAAATCCCTAGTCAAACCTCTTCCCCTAA ATTGTAGATGGGAGGTAACGGCTTATCTGAGGTCACTTCCTCAAGTGGGTTCAAGCAAAGAAGCAGAGCTGTGGATTCCAACAGACACAAAGCAGTGGCAGAACCCACCAGTTTTAACGCCAGTCAAGTCTTTGAACAGCGAACCACTCTGCTTGCAGCTTTACTTGGAACACCCAAGTTTGTCTGAACCACTCAACCTTGTCAACCCCGAGGATGTCGCACCCCATGACCCATAA